A genomic region of Desulfosarcina ovata subsp. ovata contains the following coding sequences:
- a CDS encoding response regulator, translating to MTHKTKVLMVDDETQFRETSRKLLEKKGFETLMAANGREALDQLDKQPDVVVLDIRMPDMDGNETLAEIQKRVPGLPVIMLTGHGADESAKHALSHGAVDYLSKPCDIDLLASRIMVAIEHSKAGDEGQEQERRVEEVMIPLAEYTTLNENQTVAEGIQELKKSFTPQIHTSRIMETGHRSLLVFDGAGELKGILSIMDLLEGIMPGYLSAPKPSTADSLQYSPMFWTGMFSVEAHRLAATSVGDLMSPTPPSIDATANLMEAAYMMVQYRCRRMIVFKDGKVTGVIREQDLFFELERALR from the coding sequence ATGACCCATAAAACCAAAGTATTGATGGTAGACGACGAAACCCAGTTTCGGGAAACCTCCCGGAAGCTGCTCGAGAAAAAAGGTTTCGAGACCCTGATGGCCGCCAATGGCCGCGAGGCCCTGGATCAGCTGGACAAGCAGCCCGATGTGGTGGTGCTGGACATTCGCATGCCCGATATGGACGGCAACGAAACCCTGGCCGAAATCCAGAAGCGGGTTCCCGGTCTGCCGGTGATCATGCTCACCGGCCATGGCGCCGACGAGAGTGCCAAACATGCCCTCAGCCACGGCGCTGTCGATTATCTGTCCAAACCCTGTGACATCGACCTGTTGGCATCCCGCATCATGGTCGCCATCGAGCACAGTAAGGCCGGTGATGAGGGCCAGGAGCAGGAACGACGGGTCGAGGAAGTAATGATTCCCCTGGCCGAATACACCACGCTGAATGAGAATCAGACCGTTGCCGAAGGGATTCAGGAACTGAAAAAATCCTTTACCCCCCAGATTCATACCAGCCGGATCATGGAAACCGGCCACCGCAGTCTGCTGGTTTTTGACGGTGCCGGTGAACTGAAAGGGATTCTGTCCATCATGGATCTTTTGGAGGGCATCATGCCCGGCTATCTTTCCGCCCCCAAACCATCCACGGCCGACAGCCTGCAATACTCCCCCATGTTCTGGACCGGCATGTTCAGCGTGGAGGCACATCGCTTGGCGGCCACCAGTGTTGGCGACCTCATGTCCCCTACCCCGCCGAGCATCGATGCCACGGCCAATCTCATGGAGGCCGCCTATATGATGGTCCAGTACCGCTGCCGCCGGATGATCGTATTCAAGGACGGCAAGGTGACCGGCGTCATCCGTGAACAGGATCTGTTTTTCGAATTGGAACGGGCGCTGCGTTAA
- a CDS encoding SLC13 family permease, with amino-acid sequence MAKKEKKVTGYDKYVDWKMFSIPVVLLFVLLLMPTPYGMKDVGTEYRIGPKAVIEHVTQAFFNTSSDSALQWQLLAARIMEQNMNMGALTRDRYLKRDLKWCRQNKIKAVKANFEKARSFIDTQVDDATYLALMKASMTLRKDGLKYEELTEKDRIEADKGAWFIKVSIAMGVFVVLCFLTECIPLPGVSFCIGLILVFSGVTSRKEVAMLYWDDACWFIMGSLMFAAAFVKTGVDKRVCLMMFRKLAVPNVRWITLIFIVIIAPLAAFISDHALAAMFLPIGMLLYQNSLTRETPSDPELGKMLMIAIAMACNIGGPGAPSGGARNVIMMTYLADMFGQDIGYFQWITYCFPYLFVMIPVSWLILNWRFKPTITSLAPAMDHLQTEIGRMGGWNRKQIIALIIFLVMVFGWFTEKEFYNMGIYPVRLGIGVIAVGGAVAYLLAGIVNWRDYQDRVDWGVIWLYAGAIIFGRTLDSTGAAYWLARSAIDALAPLGMDSGLPLMATSNGLTAILTNLMADGPAAAAVGPIALNMAGLVHPGTTFLPFMAMSTAISSSFAYCLIIGTPPNAIVYASGYLEPKDYLRVGLPIWVMANIVLLLLTAVYWVFRGFGGLPGF; translated from the coding sequence ATGGCCAAGAAGGAAAAAAAAGTCACCGGATACGACAAATATGTGGACTGGAAGATGTTCTCGATTCCAGTGGTACTTCTGTTTGTGCTGCTTTTGATGCCCACGCCATACGGGATGAAGGATGTGGGCACCGAGTACCGCATCGGCCCCAAAGCCGTCATTGAACATGTTACCCAGGCTTTCTTCAATACGTCCAGCGACAGCGCCCTGCAGTGGCAGCTGCTGGCTGCCCGGATCATGGAACAGAACATGAACATGGGCGCGTTGACGCGTGACCGTTATTTGAAACGCGACCTCAAATGGTGCCGCCAGAACAAGATCAAGGCCGTCAAGGCCAATTTCGAGAAGGCCCGCAGTTTCATCGACACCCAGGTGGATGATGCGACTTACCTGGCACTGATGAAAGCATCGATGACCCTCCGCAAGGATGGGTTGAAGTACGAAGAGCTCACTGAAAAAGATCGCATCGAAGCCGACAAAGGGGCCTGGTTCATCAAGGTCTCCATCGCCATGGGGGTCTTCGTGGTGCTCTGTTTCCTCACCGAGTGCATCCCGCTTCCCGGCGTCTCTTTCTGCATCGGCCTGATTCTGGTATTCAGCGGCGTCACCTCGCGAAAAGAGGTGGCCATGCTCTATTGGGATGACGCCTGCTGGTTCATCATGGGCAGCCTGATGTTTGCCGCCGCGTTTGTCAAGACAGGCGTGGACAAACGGGTCTGCCTGATGATGTTCAGGAAACTGGCCGTTCCCAACGTGCGTTGGATCACGCTGATCTTCATTGTGATCATCGCTCCCCTGGCCGCGTTTATTTCCGACCACGCCCTGGCCGCCATGTTCCTGCCCATTGGCATGCTGCTTTACCAGAACAGCCTCACCCGGGAAACCCCCAGCGATCCGGAACTGGGCAAAATGCTGATGATCGCCATTGCCATGGCCTGTAACATCGGCGGTCCCGGCGCACCATCGGGCGGTGCCCGCAACGTCATCATGATGACCTACCTGGCCGACATGTTCGGCCAGGACATCGGCTATTTCCAGTGGATCACCTACTGTTTCCCCTACCTGTTCGTCATGATCCCGGTTTCCTGGCTGATCCTCAACTGGCGCTTCAAGCCCACGATCACCTCCCTCGCGCCGGCCATGGACCATCTGCAGACCGAAATCGGCCGTATGGGCGGCTGGAATCGCAAACAGATCATTGCCCTGATCATCTTTCTGGTGATGGTGTTCGGCTGGTTCACCGAAAAAGAGTTTTACAACATGGGCATTTATCCGGTTCGCCTGGGCATCGGTGTCATCGCCGTGGGCGGTGCCGTGGCCTACCTGTTGGCCGGCATCGTCAACTGGCGCGATTATCAGGACCGGGTTGACTGGGGCGTGATCTGGTTATACGCCGGCGCCATTATCTTTGGGCGCACCCTGGACAGCACCGGCGCCGCCTACTGGCTGGCCCGCAGCGCCATTGACGCCCTGGCCCCCCTGGGGATGGACTCCGGTTTGCCGCTGATGGCCACCAGCAACGGATTGACCGCCATCCTGACCAACCTGATGGCCGACGGACCGGCCGCTGCGGCCGTGGGACCGATTGCCCTGAACATGGCCGGGTTGGTGCATCCGGGCACCACATTCCTGCCTTTTATGGCCATGTCCACGGCGATTTCTTCCTCTTTTGCCTACTGCCTGATCATCGGCACGCCGCCCAATGCCATCGTCTACGCCAGCGGCTATCTGGAACCCAAGGACTATCTGCGGGTGGGCCTGCCCATCTGGGTCATGGCCAACATCGTTTTGCTGCTCCTGACGGCGGTGTACTGGGTATTTCGTGGATTTGGCGGTCTTCCAGGATTTTAG
- a CDS encoding response regulator: MENLKMMLVDDEERFLSTTKKLLERKGFEVQTASSGGQALELLRSEPVHVVVLDVKMPGMDGVATLREIKRQFPMVEVIMLTGHATVESAIDGLKSGAVDYLMKPADLEEIVAKATNAFNRRVDIEEKIRVARMRGLMKSPREMLKNA, encoded by the coding sequence ATGGAAAACTTAAAGATGATGCTCGTTGATGATGAGGAACGATTTCTCTCCACGACAAAGAAATTATTGGAGAGAAAGGGATTCGAGGTTCAGACCGCCTCCAGCGGTGGCCAGGCGCTTGAATTGCTTCGTTCCGAGCCGGTTCACGTCGTGGTTCTGGACGTAAAAATGCCAGGCATGGATGGCGTGGCCACGCTTCGTGAAATCAAACGCCAGTTTCCCATGGTGGAGGTCATCATGCTCACCGGCCATGCCACCGTGGAATCGGCCATCGATGGTCTCAAATCCGGTGCCGTCGACTATCTGATGAAGCCGGCCGACCTGGAAGAAATCGTCGCCAAGGCAACGAATGCCTTTAACCGGCGGGTGGACATCGAAGAAAAAATCCGTGTGGCACGCATGCGCGGATTGATGAAATCGCCCCGCGAGATGCTGAAAAACGCCTGA